The Kitasatospora sp. NBC_00374 genome has a segment encoding these proteins:
- the polA gene encoding DNA polymerase I produces the protein MLLDGHSMAYRAFYALPVENFNTTTGQPTNAVYGFASMLANTVRDERPTHLAVAFDVSRQTFRSAEFPDYKANRAKTPDEFRSQIGLIHELLDAMSIRRLSVDGFEADDVIATLVTAAEAEGFEVLIVTGDRDSLQLVTEHTTVLYPTKGVSELTRYTPDKVAEKYGVTPAQYPGLAALRGDPSDNLPGIPGVGEKTAAKWVNQFGSFEQLVERADEVKGKVGEKLREHLDSVRRNRLLTELVRDVELPLGVADLGREPFDKEAVGRLMESLEFRNPNFRDRVQGIDPAGAEPETAAEASPGLAVDGELLTEPGALAGWLDQHGKGLVALASVYRWALGSGEVQEIALAAGDTAAWFDPAQLAEADDRAFTDWLADASRPKALHIAKHVMRAFAEQGWQIAGVAADTALAAYLEKPGRRTFTLDVLAEEYLARSLAPAAAAETGQLSFDAEEEDGTAAAQALMVQARAILDLAALFETRLAEVGAVELFHDMELPIAALLARMERYGIAADREWLTGLETQFSAEIQRCVEEAHAAAGHPFNLGSPKQLQEILFGELALPKTKKIKTGYTTDADALTWLAGQTTNELPVILLRHRDQAKLRTTVEGLLKTVSPQGRIHTTFNQMVAATGRLSSQDPNLQNIPVRTEEGRAIRRAFVVGEGYEALLTADYSQIELRIMAHLSEDAALIEAFESGEDLHTTVASQVFEVAPEAVDAEMRRKIKAMSYGLAYGLSAYGLSQQLGIKPAEAQGLMDTYFLRFGGVREYLQRVVEEARAVGYTETLLGRRRYLPDLTSDNRQRREMAERMALNAPIQGSAADIVKIAMLRVDEELTKASLASRMLLQVHDEIVLELAPGEREQVEALVRAQMAGAYPLRAPLDVSVGVGANWEAAAH, from the coding sequence ATGCTGCTCGACGGGCATTCGATGGCCTACCGGGCGTTCTACGCCCTGCCCGTGGAGAACTTCAACACCACCACCGGCCAGCCGACCAACGCCGTGTACGGCTTCGCCTCGATGCTGGCCAACACCGTGCGGGACGAGCGGCCCACCCACCTCGCGGTGGCCTTCGACGTCTCGCGGCAGACGTTCCGCTCGGCCGAGTTCCCCGACTACAAGGCCAACCGCGCCAAGACGCCGGACGAGTTCCGCAGCCAGATCGGCCTGATCCACGAGCTGCTCGACGCGATGAGCATCCGGCGGCTGTCCGTCGACGGCTTCGAGGCCGACGACGTGATCGCCACCCTGGTCACCGCCGCCGAGGCCGAGGGCTTCGAGGTCCTGATCGTCACCGGCGACCGCGACTCGCTGCAGCTGGTCACCGAGCACACCACCGTGCTCTACCCGACCAAGGGCGTCTCCGAGCTCACCCGCTACACCCCGGACAAGGTCGCCGAGAAGTACGGCGTGACCCCCGCCCAGTACCCCGGCCTCGCCGCCCTTCGCGGCGACCCGTCGGACAACCTGCCCGGCATCCCCGGCGTCGGCGAGAAGACCGCCGCGAAGTGGGTCAACCAGTTCGGCTCCTTCGAGCAGCTGGTCGAGCGGGCCGACGAGGTCAAGGGCAAGGTCGGCGAGAAGCTCCGCGAGCACCTCGACTCCGTCAGGCGCAACCGCCTCCTCACCGAGCTGGTCCGGGACGTCGAGCTGCCGCTCGGCGTCGCCGACCTCGGCCGCGAGCCCTTCGACAAGGAGGCCGTCGGCCGGCTCATGGAGAGCCTGGAGTTCCGCAACCCCAACTTCCGCGACCGCGTCCAGGGCATCGACCCGGCCGGCGCCGAACCCGAGACCGCCGCCGAGGCCTCCCCGGGCCTCGCCGTCGACGGCGAGCTGCTCACCGAGCCCGGCGCCCTGGCCGGCTGGCTCGACCAGCACGGCAAGGGCCTGGTCGCGCTCGCCTCCGTCTACCGGTGGGCGCTCGGCTCCGGCGAGGTCCAGGAGATCGCGCTCGCCGCCGGCGACACCGCGGCCTGGTTCGACCCGGCGCAGCTCGCCGAGGCCGACGACCGGGCGTTCACCGACTGGCTGGCCGACGCCTCCCGCCCGAAGGCCCTGCACATCGCCAAGCACGTGATGCGCGCCTTCGCCGAGCAGGGCTGGCAGATCGCCGGCGTCGCCGCCGACACCGCGCTCGCCGCGTACCTGGAGAAGCCCGGCCGGCGCACCTTCACCCTGGACGTGCTGGCCGAGGAGTACCTGGCCCGGTCGCTGGCCCCCGCGGCCGCCGCCGAGACCGGGCAGCTCTCCTTCGACGCGGAGGAGGAGGACGGCACCGCCGCCGCCCAGGCCCTGATGGTGCAGGCCCGGGCGATCCTCGACCTGGCCGCCCTGTTCGAGACCCGGCTGGCCGAGGTCGGCGCGGTCGAGCTGTTCCACGACATGGAGCTGCCGATCGCGGCCCTGCTGGCCCGGATGGAGCGCTACGGCATCGCCGCCGACCGGGAGTGGCTGACCGGCCTGGAGACGCAGTTCTCCGCCGAGATCCAGCGCTGCGTCGAGGAGGCGCACGCCGCCGCCGGTCACCCCTTCAACCTCGGCTCGCCCAAGCAGCTCCAGGAGATCCTGTTCGGCGAGCTGGCGCTGCCCAAGACCAAGAAGATCAAGACCGGCTACACCACCGACGCCGACGCGCTGACCTGGCTGGCCGGCCAGACCACCAACGAGCTGCCGGTCATCCTGCTGCGCCACCGGGACCAGGCCAAGCTGCGCACCACCGTCGAGGGCCTGCTCAAGACGGTCTCGCCGCAGGGCCGGATCCACACCACCTTCAACCAGATGGTCGCCGCCACCGGCCGGCTGTCCTCCCAGGACCCGAACCTGCAGAACATCCCGGTCCGCACCGAGGAGGGCCGGGCGATCCGCCGCGCCTTCGTGGTCGGCGAGGGGTACGAGGCGCTGCTGACCGCCGACTACTCCCAGATCGAGCTGCGGATCATGGCGCACCTGTCCGAGGACGCGGCGCTGATCGAGGCCTTCGAGAGCGGTGAGGACCTGCACACCACGGTCGCCTCGCAGGTCTTCGAGGTCGCACCGGAAGCGGTCGACGCCGAGATGCGCCGCAAGATCAAGGCGATGTCCTACGGCCTGGCCTACGGCCTGTCCGCGTACGGGCTCTCGCAGCAGCTCGGCATCAAGCCGGCCGAGGCGCAGGGCCTGATGGACACCTACTTCCTGCGCTTCGGCGGGGTGCGCGAGTACCTGCAGCGGGTGGTCGAGGAGGCCCGCGCGGTGGGCTACACCGAGACCCTGCTGGGCCGCCGCCGCTACCTGCCCGACCTCACCAGCGACAACCGCCAGCGCCGCGAGATGGCCGAGCGGATGGCGCTGAACGCCCCGATCCAGGGGTCGGCGGCCGACATCGTCAAGATCGCCATGCTGCGGGTCGACGAGGAGCTCACCAAGGCCTCGCTGGCCTCCCGGATGCTGCTCCAGGTGCACGACGAAATCGTGCTGGAGCTGGCGCCCGGCGAGCGTGAGCAGGTCGAGGCCCTGGTGCGCGCGCAGATGGCCGGGGCGTACCCGCTGCGGGCCCCGCTGGACGTCTCGGTGGGTGTCGGCGCGAACTGGGAGGCGGCGGCGCACTGA
- a CDS encoding PaaI family thioesterase: MTDEAPVLNVPQDVLDHFAKLGVSPETFSGGHLGDKLGLKVVEASPDRVVGTMPVDGNQQPYGLLHGGASAALAETLGSIGAMLHAGPGRYAVGVDLNATHHRSATSGLVTGVASAVFKGRTAATYEIAITDDTGRRITSCRLTCMLRDL, encoded by the coding sequence ATGACCGACGAGGCCCCCGTACTCAACGTGCCCCAGGACGTGCTCGACCACTTCGCCAAGCTCGGCGTCAGCCCCGAGACCTTCTCCGGCGGCCACCTCGGCGACAAGCTCGGCCTCAAGGTCGTGGAGGCCTCGCCGGACCGGGTGGTGGGCACCATGCCGGTGGACGGCAACCAGCAGCCGTACGGACTGCTGCACGGCGGCGCCTCGGCGGCGCTGGCCGAGACGCTCGGCTCGATCGGGGCGATGCTGCACGCCGGGCCGGGCCGGTACGCGGTCGGGGTGGACCTGAACGCCACCCACCACCGGTCGGCCACCTCCGGGCTGGTGACCGGGGTGGCGAGCGCGGTCTTCAAGGGGCGCACGGCCGCCACCTACGAGATCGCGATCACCGACGACACCGGCCGCCGGATCACCAGCTGCCGG